Proteins encoded together in one Lathyrus oleraceus cultivar Zhongwan6 chromosome 5, CAAS_Psat_ZW6_1.0, whole genome shotgun sequence window:
- the LOC127081572 gene encoding heavy metal-associated isoprenylated plant protein 8 gives MYGKNKQQNNEDDNENKRNKESEKGVVLKANIHCEGCSNQISKCLKGYEGINHIRIDRENHRIILKGDVIKDPLKVLERLKKKYNKNVVLISPKPKPENKQKKEPENKEQAKTKTMVLKMYIHCEGCVNDVKRKIEKMKGVESVELDKEKSLVTVKGIVDSSKLVEYVKKKFGKHAEIIKEGEKKDEGRRDEGKKNNERDNGHIIMFSYPSQYSTQYLYPNQSFNDENAFACSIM, from the exons ATGTATGGAAAGAACAAGCAGCAAAATAATGAAGATGACAATGAAAATAAGAGAAATAAAGAATCAGAGAAAGGTGTTGTGTTGAAAGCAAATATACACTGTGAAGGTTGTTCTAACCAAATTTCTAAGTGCTTGAAAGGTTATGAAG GAATAAATCATATAAGGATTGATAGAGAAAATCATAGAATCATTCTCAAAGGAGACGTTATAAAAGATCCATTGAAGGTTTTGGAAAGACTTAAAAAGAAATACAACAAAAATGTTGTGCTCATTTCACCAAAACCTAAACCTGAAAACAAGCAGAAAAAAGAACCAGAAAATAAGGAACAG GCAAAAACAAAAACTATGGTGCTCAAGATGTATATTCATTGTGAAGGTTGTGTAAATGATGTCAAGAGAAAAATTGAGAAAATGAAAG GTGTGGAATCTGTGGAATTGGACAAGGAAAAATCACTTGTGACTGTTAAAGGAATAGTAGATTCTTCAAAGCTTGTTGAATATGTGAAAAAGAAATTTGGAAAGCATGCAGAGATTATAAAAGAAGGTGAAAAAAAAGATGAAGGAAGAAGAGATGAAGGGAAAAAGAATAATGAGAGAGATAATGGACATATAATTATGTTTAGTTATCCTTCTCAATA